From one Fibrobacter sp. UWT2 genomic stretch:
- a CDS encoding GTP-binding protein produces the protein MAKEHFDRSKPHCNIGTIGHVDHGKTTLTAA, from the coding sequence ATGGCAAAAGAACATTTTGACAGAAGCAAGCCGCACTGCAACATCGGCACCATCGGCCACGTTGACCACGGCAAAACCACTCTGACCGCCGCAAT